A genomic segment from Oncorhynchus clarkii lewisi isolate Uvic-CL-2024 chromosome 12, UVic_Ocla_1.0, whole genome shotgun sequence encodes:
- the LOC139423031 gene encoding interleukin-1 receptor type 2-like — protein sequence MKLTISLTAFMGFFWVLPSEVSTDNTQVPSPRIIQPIRSRIGAVLGKRLVIECKADPGLPDEFALVYWLVNGTFPDVASTDGRVSETEESVSEDGRVIQRSLVFKNVTAEDFRSTFTCVINSPAGLDQRTFTLANHKALFPPPSPTPKTEERTMRKDTGKRITAKHTSKK from the exons ATGAAGTTAACAATTTCTCTCACAG CTTTCATGGGATTTTTCTGGGTCCTGCCCTCAGAGGTctctacag ATAACACACAGGTGCCATCTCCCAGAATTATCCAGCCCATAAGGTCCAGAATAGGAGCTGTTCTAG GAAAGCGGTTGGTTATTGAATGTAAAGCAGACCCAGGCCTTCCTGATGAATTTGCCCTTGTCTACTGGCTGGTCAACGGCACATTCCCAGATGTAGCCTCCACTGATGGCAGAGTATCAGAAACAGAAGA GTCAGTTTCAGAGGACGGCAGGGTGATCCAGAGGAGTCTGGTGTTTAAGAACGTGACTGCAGAGGACTTCAGGTCCACCTTTACCTGTGTGATAAACAGCCCAGCTGGGCTTGACCAAAGGACTTTCACACTGGCCAATCACAAGGCTCTATTTCCCCCTCCTTCACCCACTCCCAAAACCGAGGAGAGAACAATGAGAAAAGACACAGGAAAAAGGATCACAGCAAAACACACCAGCAAGAAATGA
- the LOC139423030 gene encoding E3 ubiquitin ligase RNF121, producing the protein MAGVFEVEVDGVEHDHGLGHHDEPNQVDLSHLSPEEKWRLEHARMHAKHKGHEAMHAEMVLILIVTLVIAQLVLVQWKQRHPKSYNLVTLFQMWVVPLYFTTKLHWWRFLVTWFIFSVVTAYVTYRATRKPLECTTPRLVYKWFLLLYKISYATGIVGYSVVMFTLFGINLIFRIKPEDAMDFGVSLLFYGLYYGVLGRDFAEMCADVMASTVGYYSASGMPTKHLSDSICAVCGQPILVDVSEEGIIENTYRLSCNHVFHEFCIRGWCIVGKKQTCPYCKEKVDLKRMFSNPWEKPHVMYGQLLDWLRYLVAWQPVIIGLVQGINYILGLE; encoded by the exons ATGGCGGGGGTGTTTGAGGTGGAGGTTGATGGTGTAGAACACGATCATGGACTCGGACATCACGATGAACCAAATCAG GTCGACTTGTCCCATCTGTCACCGGAGGAGAAGTGGAG gtTGGAGCATGCCAGGATGCATGCAAAACACAAGGGTCATGAGGCCATGCACGCTGAGATGGTGCTGATCCTCATTGTCACCCTGGTCATCGCCCAGCTGGTCCTTGTGCAATGGAAACAGAGGCACCCGAAGTCCTACAAT CTGGTGACTCTGTTCCAGATGTGGGTGGTTCCTCTGTACTTCACCACCAAGCTTCACTGGTGGAGGTTCCTTGTCACGTGGTTCATCTTCTCTGTGGTCACTGCATACGTTACCTACCGGGCCACACGTAAGCCACTGGAGTGCACTACGCCTAG GCTGGTCTACAAATGGTTCCTCCTCCTCTACAAGATCAGCTATGCCACAGGGATAGTGGGCTACTCTGTCGTCATGTTTACACTGTTTGGCATCAACTTGATATTTAG AATAAAGCCAGAGGACGCAATGGATTTTGGTGTGTCCTTACTGTTCTATGGTCTGTACTATGGTGTCCTGGGTAGGGACTTTGCTGAAATGTGTGCAGACGTCATGGCATCGACAGTGGGG TACTACAGTGCGTCTGGAATGCCCACCAAGCACCTCTCTGACAGTATCTGCGCTGTGTGTGGCCAGCCCATTCTGGTCGACGTCAGCGAGGAGGGAATCATCGAGAACACCTACAGACTATCCTGCAACCATGT ATTCCATGAGTTCTGCATACGAGGATGGTGCATCGTGGGAAAGAAGCAGACATGCCCGTACTGTAAAGAGAAGGTGGACCTGAAGAGAATGTTCAGTAACCC CTGGGAGAAGCCACATGTCATGTATGGACAACTCCTGGACTGGCTCCGCTACCTTGTTGCTTGGCAACCCGTAATCATTGGACTTGTGCAAGGCATCAACTATATCCTGGGCCTAGAGTGA